In Trichoderma atroviride chromosome 2, complete sequence, one DNA window encodes the following:
- a CDS encoding uncharacterized protein (EggNog:ENOG41), with the protein MITYRPFVRQILQWSYELKRHPQSPHAGVLSEYRYGVIAPFIPPNVKKSSDLDRSLIELARKGIYALIESTRSFHGLGEKRPIITNVFGTAHAQWGNLLVLAAAYKDNILRDFIPKELLRELFHKTIAFLRQSATHTSSLRIDMHILEGLQRDLFPSDGRMASSFSSNTGHHTPKLPMSAPPLGGDASIQPPLPPPPHQSPHHQQSPHQQPLQPPRAQQSPLAHLPHLM; encoded by the exons ATGATTACCTATCGTCCATTTGTCCGTCAGATTCTGCAGTGGTCCTACGAGTTGAAACGCCACCCCCAAAGCCCACATGCTGGCGTCCTGTCAGAGTATCGCTATGGGGTCATCGCGCCATTCATCCCTCCGAATGTGAAGAAGTCAAGCGACCTTGATCGCTCCCTCATTGAGTTGGCTCGAAAGGGTATCTATGCGCTTATCGAAAGCACACGATCATTCCACGGACTCGGGGAGAAGCGGCCCATTATTACCAACGTTTTTGGCACGGCTCATGC TCAATGGGGTAATCTCCTCGTCCTAGCTGCCGCCTACAAGGATAATATCTTGCGCGACTTCATACCCAAGGAGCTATTACGCGAGCTATTTCACAAGACGATTGCATTCCTTCGACAATCTGCGACGCACACGAGTTCTCTGAGGATCGATATGCACATTTTGGAGGGGCTCCAACGTGATCTGTTTCCCTCGGATGGAAGAAtggcctcgagcttctcTAGCAACACCGGCCACCATACTCCCAAGCTTCCCATGTCGGCACCACCACTTGGCGGCGATGCTAGCATCCAACCACCtctgccgccaccgccaCACCAATCGCCTCACCATCAGCAGTCGCCTCACCAACAGCCCCTACAGCCGCCTCGAGCACAACAGTCGCCTCTGGCGCATTTGCCCCATCTCATGTAG